One window from the genome of Castellaniella sp. MT123 encodes:
- a CDS encoding PhoH family protein produces the protein MPLPKPPARLGASVEPTSAAPIQNPIAATRLPTPPASQPDTPAAAAAAAAPARRNRQVAAILSRPAPSAPAPASSVAAPASTPAQTPVPTRTPARVPTPAAKSPVAEPAEAPVSRHRSTPIAEAPAKSPAADKDPTAGNAKARSRRLPATQRKLFVLDTNVLLHDPTSLFRFAEHDVFLPMIVLEELDHQKKGMSEVARNARQVSRYLDELVGTADLTKGVPLDALGNIDALGSLFFQTRPTEAHLPLELPMGKADNVILSIVHGLRKQSPKREIVLVSKDINMRLKARALNLPAEDYLNDHVLDDSDLLYDGIMPLPENFWTRHGKNIESWQQNSLTWYRVRGPLCSQFIVNEFVYYEGDMPLAAQVREVTGKSAVLTTLRDFSHNKNSVWGVTARNREQNFALNLLMNPDIDFVSLLGQAGTGKTLLALASGLAQAFETKRYTEIIITRATVPVGDDIGFLPGTEEEKMLPWMGALEDNLEVLHQGSGSTVSTTSNGQEWNKTPAMDLIRSRIKVKSMNFMRGRTFLNKFLIIDEAQNLTPKQMKTLITRAGPGTKIVCLGNIAQIDTPYLTEGSSGLTYVVDRFKGWPHAGHITLQRGERSRLADYASDAL, from the coding sequence ATGCCCCTTCCGAAACCGCCGGCCCGCCTGGGCGCCTCCGTCGAGCCGACTTCGGCCGCCCCGATTCAGAACCCCATTGCCGCGACCCGGCTGCCAACCCCGCCGGCCAGCCAGCCGGACACGCCGGCAGCGGCAGCGGCAGCGGCAGCGCCCGCCCGGCGAAACCGCCAGGTCGCCGCGATCCTGTCCAGGCCTGCGCCATCGGCCCCTGCCCCGGCATCATCCGTCGCGGCTCCGGCGTCCACCCCCGCCCAAACACCCGTCCCGACCCGGACGCCTGCCCGGGTTCCAACACCAGCTGCAAAATCGCCTGTGGCGGAGCCCGCCGAAGCCCCGGTATCCCGACATCGATCCACCCCGATCGCCGAAGCCCCGGCCAAAAGCCCGGCGGCGGACAAGGATCCGACCGCGGGCAACGCCAAGGCCCGTTCGCGGCGCCTGCCCGCGACCCAGCGCAAGCTGTTCGTACTGGACACCAACGTCCTTCTGCACGACCCCACGTCGCTGTTCCGCTTCGCCGAACACGACGTCTTCCTGCCCATGATCGTGCTCGAAGAACTCGACCACCAGAAAAAGGGGATGTCGGAAGTCGCGCGCAACGCCCGCCAGGTCAGCCGCTATCTCGACGAGCTGGTCGGCACGGCGGACCTGACAAAGGGCGTTCCGCTGGATGCATTGGGCAATATAGACGCACTGGGATCGCTTTTTTTCCAGACCCGCCCCACCGAAGCGCACCTGCCGCTGGAACTGCCGATGGGCAAGGCGGACAACGTCATCCTCAGCATCGTCCACGGTCTGCGCAAGCAATCCCCGAAGCGCGAGATCGTGCTGGTCTCGAAGGACATCAACATGCGCCTGAAGGCGCGTGCCCTGAACCTGCCCGCCGAAGACTATCTGAACGACCATGTCCTGGACGATTCCGACCTGCTGTATGACGGCATCATGCCGCTGCCGGAAAATTTCTGGACACGGCACGGCAAGAACATCGAATCCTGGCAGCAAAACAGCCTGACCTGGTACCGCGTGCGTGGCCCGCTATGCAGCCAGTTCATCGTCAACGAGTTCGTGTACTACGAAGGTGACATGCCGCTGGCTGCCCAGGTCCGCGAGGTCACCGGGAAAAGTGCGGTCCTCACCACGCTGCGCGATTTCAGCCACAATAAAAACAGCGTCTGGGGGGTCACGGCACGCAACCGCGAACAGAATTTCGCACTCAACCTGCTGATGAACCCGGATATCGATTTCGTATCCCTGCTAGGGCAGGCCGGCACCGGCAAGACACTGTTGGCGCTGGCCAGCGGGCTGGCCCAGGCCTTCGAAACCAAACGCTACACAGAGATCATCATTACCCGGGCGACCGTGCCGGTCGGCGACGACATCGGCTTTCTGCCTGGCACCGAGGAAGAAAAGATGCTGCCCTGGATGGGGGCACTGGAGGACAACCTGGAAGTCTTGCACCAGGGATCGGGTAGCACGGTCAGCACCACCAGCAATGGTCAGGAATGGAACAAGACCCCGGCCATGGATCTGATCCGCTCACGCATCAAGGTCAAGTCCATGAACTTCATGCGCGGGCGTACCTTCCTGAATAAATTCCTGATCATCGACGAGGCCCAGAACCTGACGCCCAAGCAGATGAAGACGCTGATCACCCGGGCAGGCCCCGGCACCAAAATCGTCTGCCTGGGCAATATCGCGCAAATCGACACACCCTACCTGACCGAAGGCAGCTCCGGCCTGACCTACGTCGTGGATCGGTTCAAGGGCTGGCCGCACGCGGGGCACATCACGCTGCAGCGCGGCGAACGCTCACGCCTGGCCGATTATGCCAGCGATGCCCTCTGA
- the rplI gene encoding 50S ribosomal protein L9: protein MQVILLEKVVNLGNLGEVVRVRDGYARNYLIPQKIARRATEAALKEFEARRAELEKHQAEKLAAAQAMAETLHGYALIISQKAGVDGRLFGSVTNMDVAAALHNAGFTGVHKGQVRMPDGAIKAVGEFPLQVALHADVVADITLTVQGEMA from the coding sequence ATGCAAGTCATTCTGCTTGAAAAAGTCGTCAATCTCGGGAATTTGGGTGAAGTGGTCCGCGTGCGTGACGGCTATGCCCGCAACTACCTGATCCCGCAAAAGATCGCCCGCCGCGCCACCGAAGCGGCCCTGAAGGAATTCGAAGCCCGCCGCGCGGAACTCGAAAAGCACCAGGCCGAAAAGCTGGCCGCCGCGCAGGCGATGGCCGAGACGCTGCACGGCTACGCGCTGATCATCAGCCAGAAGGCCGGTGTCGACGGTCGTCTGTTTGGTTCCGTCACCAACATGGACGTGGCCGCTGCCCTGCATAACGCCGGTTTCACCGGCGTGCACAAGGGTCAGGTCCGCATGCCGGACGGCGCCATCAAGGCCGTGGGTGAGTTCCCGCTGCAGGTCGCGTTGCACGCCGACGTGGTGGCCGACATCACCCTGACCGTGCAGGGCGAGATGGCCTGA
- the thrC gene encoding threonine synthase yields the protein MKYRSTRGGMAPLPFCDILLEGLAPDGGLTLPQSLPRLDAATLESWRDLTYADLAAKVLGLFIDDIAPQDLLRMTRAAYSTDVFPRIAPVKPLRDGLSLLGLSEGPTLAFKDMAMQFLGQVFEFVLAQRNQTLNILGATSGDTGSAAEYALRGKRGVAVFMLSPYGRMSAFQRAQMYSLQDANIHNIAVHGVFDECQDIVKTLAGDLEFKSAHRLGAVNSINWARIAAQIVYYVWGWLRATQGPGQQVSFAVPSGNFGNILAGHLAREMGVPIRRLVLATNENNVLEEFFHTGIYRPRPASQTYATSSPSMDISRASNFERFVFDLVGQDASRVRVLMDELRQAGQFDLSALKPQFTDRYGFVAGASSHADRLATIRAVHRETGVLIDPHTADGVKVAQAHLEPGIPMLVLETALPAKFAETLIEATGEAPPVPDALRDLGQRPQRVEVMDCDARLVADYVRRHAL from the coding sequence TTGAAGTACCGGTCCACCCGGGGCGGCATGGCCCCCTTGCCCTTTTGCGACATCCTGCTGGAAGGCCTGGCGCCCGATGGCGGCCTGACCCTTCCGCAGTCCCTGCCCAGGCTCGACGCGGCCACGCTGGAATCCTGGCGCGACTTGACGTATGCCGATCTGGCCGCGAAGGTGCTGGGCCTGTTCATCGACGATATCGCGCCGCAGGATTTGTTGCGCATGACGCGGGCGGCCTATTCGACCGATGTCTTCCCGCGGATCGCGCCGGTCAAACCCCTGCGTGACGGATTGTCGCTGCTGGGTCTGTCCGAGGGACCCACGCTGGCCTTCAAGGACATGGCCATGCAGTTCCTGGGCCAGGTGTTCGAATTCGTTCTGGCGCAGCGCAATCAGACCTTGAACATTCTGGGCGCGACTTCGGGCGACACAGGCTCCGCGGCCGAATACGCCTTGCGTGGCAAGCGCGGTGTGGCGGTCTTCATGCTGTCGCCGTATGGCCGCATGAGCGCTTTCCAGCGTGCGCAGATGTATTCCCTGCAGGATGCCAACATCCACAACATCGCCGTGCACGGCGTGTTCGACGAGTGCCAGGATATTGTCAAGACCCTGGCTGGCGACCTGGAGTTCAAGAGCGCCCACCGGTTGGGCGCGGTGAACTCCATCAACTGGGCGCGTATCGCCGCACAGATCGTCTACTACGTCTGGGGCTGGCTGCGCGCGACCCAGGGGCCGGGCCAACAGGTGTCCTTTGCCGTGCCCTCGGGCAATTTCGGCAACATTCTGGCCGGGCATCTGGCGCGCGAGATGGGGGTCCCCATCCGGCGTCTGGTGCTGGCCACCAACGAGAACAACGTGCTGGAAGAATTCTTCCACACCGGCATCTACCGGCCACGTCCCGCCAGCCAGACCTATGCGACCTCCAGCCCGTCGATGGATATTTCCCGGGCGTCGAATTTCGAGCGTTTCGTCTTCGATCTGGTGGGCCAGGATGCGTCGCGGGTACGCGTGCTGATGGACGAACTGCGGCAGGCCGGGCAGTTCGATCTGTCGGCGCTCAAGCCGCAATTCACGGACCGTTATGGTTTTGTCGCCGGTGCCAGTTCCCATGCCGACCGGCTGGCCACGATCCGTGCTGTCCATCGGGAAACCGGCGTGTTGATCGATCCGCACACGGCCGATGGGGTCAAGGTCGCGCAGGCACACCTGGAACCCGGTATACCCATGCTGGTGCTGGAAACCGCCTTGCCGGCGAAATTCGCCGAAACGCTGATCGAAGCCACCGGCGAAGCGCCGCCGGTACCGGACGCCCTGCGGGATCTGGGGCAGCGTCCGCAGCGTGTCGAAGTCATGGACTGTGATGCGCGACTGGTGGCCGATTACGTCCGCCGACACGCCCTGTGA
- a CDS encoding Lrp/AsnC family transcriptional regulator: MDSTDQALIRLLRADARTSVATLAKRLGVARGTVTQRMRRMEDAGLIVGYTVRLRPDVQPQAIRAWMGITVEGNEARTVIASLLGEPGVAALHDTNGRWDLLAELRAADLQELSQVLERIRLIRGISQSETSIHLQTYRVA; this comes from the coding sequence ATTGATTCCACGGACCAGGCCCTGATCCGGCTGCTACGCGCCGATGCGCGCACCAGCGTGGCCACGCTGGCCAAGCGCCTGGGGGTGGCGCGCGGCACCGTCACCCAGCGCATGCGACGCATGGAAGACGCGGGCCTGATCGTGGGCTACACCGTCCGGCTGCGCCCCGACGTCCAGCCGCAGGCGATCCGCGCCTGGATGGGAATCACGGTGGAAGGCAACGAGGCACGCACCGTGATCGCCAGCCTGCTGGGCGAACCGGGCGTCGCCGCTCTGCACGACACCAACGGACGCTGGGATCTGCTGGCCGAATTGCGCGCCGCCGATCTGCAGGAACTGTCTCAGGTACTAGAGCGCATCCGGCTGATCCGCGGGATCAGCCAGTCCGAAACCAGCATCCACCTGCAGACGTACCGTGTTGCCTGA
- the pdxA gene encoding 4-hydroxythreonine-4-phosphate dehydrogenase PdxA, whose translation MTDSTRAALPLAFTLGDAAGIGPELIVRLFAEGLPHPAVVYGDIGALERTCRAMGLDDRLEIRAIDHPGQGTTGAVIGVLNRWQALPADLPCGREDPRAGRGAYEYLCHAIDDARAGLLRALVTAPLHKGAMHAGGIDYPGHTEILAERTGTTDYAMMLANDELRVLLVTIHIALADVPAAIDRMAELHAIRLAHLACRMAGIARPRIAVAGLNPHAGEGGVFGTEEARHIVPAIEQARAEGLDASGPWPGDTVFMRARKGEFDIVVAQYHDQGLIPVKYLGLDDGVNVTVGLPFVRTSVDHGTAFDIAGKGIADPASLRAAMRMALRMTQDTE comes from the coding sequence ATGACGGACTCGACACGCGCAGCCCTGCCCCTGGCGTTCACGCTGGGGGATGCCGCAGGTATCGGCCCGGAACTGATCGTGCGTCTGTTCGCCGAAGGCCTGCCCCATCCGGCGGTGGTCTATGGGGACATCGGCGCCCTGGAACGGACCTGTCGCGCAATGGGACTGGATGATCGTCTGGAGATCCGGGCGATCGACCACCCCGGCCAAGGCACGACGGGGGCAGTGATCGGGGTGCTCAACCGCTGGCAGGCCCTGCCCGCCGACCTGCCGTGTGGGCGCGAGGACCCGCGCGCGGGCCGCGGCGCCTACGAGTACCTGTGCCACGCCATCGACGATGCGCGGGCCGGGCTGCTACGGGCGCTGGTCACCGCGCCGCTGCACAAGGGCGCCATGCACGCCGGCGGCATCGACTACCCAGGCCACACAGAGATCCTGGCGGAACGCACCGGCACCACAGACTACGCCATGATGCTCGCCAATGACGAACTGCGGGTCCTGCTGGTCACCATCCATATCGCCCTGGCCGACGTCCCCGCCGCCATCGATCGGATGGCCGAGCTGCACGCCATCCGGCTGGCTCATCTGGCGTGCCGGATGGCCGGCATCGCCAGGCCGCGCATCGCTGTGGCCGGGCTCAACCCCCATGCGGGCGAAGGCGGCGTCTTCGGCACCGAGGAAGCCCGCCACATCGTTCCGGCCATCGAACAGGCCCGCGCCGAAGGACTGGATGCCTCCGGCCCCTGGCCGGGGGACACGGTCTTCATGCGGGCGCGCAAGGGCGAATTCGACATCGTGGTCGCCCAGTACCATGACCAGGGCCTGATCCCGGTGAAGTACCTGGGGCTGGACGACGGGGTGAACGTGACAGTCGGCCTGCCGTTCGTCCGCACCAGTGTGGACCATGGCACGGCCTTCGACATCGCCGGCAAGGGCATCGCCGACCCGGCGTCGCTACGAGCCGCCATGCGGATGGCGCTGCGAATGACCCAGGACACGGAATAA
- the rpsR gene encoding 30S ribosomal protein S18, which translates to MAYFKKSKEKRKFGQQNPLFKRRKFCRFTVAKVEEIDYKDLDTLRDFIQENGKIIPARLTGTKAHYQRQLDTAIKRARFLALLPYTDNHN; encoded by the coding sequence ATGGCTTACTTCAAGAAGTCGAAAGAAAAACGCAAATTCGGGCAACAGAACCCGTTGTTCAAGCGGCGCAAGTTCTGCCGCTTCACGGTCGCCAAGGTCGAAGAGATCGACTACAAGGACCTGGACACCCTGCGCGATTTCATCCAGGAAAACGGCAAGATCATCCCGGCTCGTCTGACCGGCACCAAGGCGCACTATCAGCGCCAGCTGGACACCGCGATCAAGCGTGCGCGGTTCCTGGCCCTGTTGCCGTACACCGACAACCACAACTGA
- a CDS encoding MTH938/NDUFAF3 family protein produces the protein MLLQKDINPALNTVTAYGEHHLEINRVRFETAVCFGPEGPVRSLDLRTAADIDAAFLKALIGLDELVRDPLAFLDDTPPTLPHDAPEVLLIGTGAGQTFLSPEVTRPLLQLGIGVETMTTQAAARTYNILMSEERRVLALLLPGDSHA, from the coding sequence GTGTTACTGCAAAAAGACATCAATCCCGCCCTCAATACCGTGACGGCTTACGGGGAACACCACCTGGAGATCAACCGCGTCCGCTTCGAGACCGCAGTCTGTTTCGGCCCCGAAGGCCCGGTACGCAGCCTGGATCTGCGCACCGCCGCCGACATCGACGCGGCTTTCCTCAAAGCCCTGATCGGCCTGGACGAACTGGTCCGGGATCCTCTGGCTTTTCTGGACGACACGCCCCCCACCCTGCCCCATGACGCTCCCGAAGTGTTGCTGATCGGCACGGGCGCGGGGCAGACTTTTCTTTCCCCCGAGGTCACGCGCCCGCTGCTGCAACTGGGCATCGGCGTCGAGACCATGACCACCCAGGCCGCCGCTCGAACCTACAACATCCTCATGTCCGAGGAACGACGCGTCCTGGCCCTGCTGCTTCCTGGAGACTCCCACGCATGA
- the alaC gene encoding alanine transaminase, with product MTTFPRIERLPPYVFNITGELKMAARRRGEDIIDMSMGNPDGPTPKHIVEKLVEVAQRENTHGYSVSKGIPRLRRAITGWYERRYGVEFDPDSEAIVTIGSKEGLAHLMLATLDRGDTVLVPNPSYPIHIYGAVIAGANIRSVPMAPGLDFFEEIERAVRETIPRPKMMILGFPSNPTAQCVDLSFFERIVALAREHGILVVHDLAYADITFDGYVAPSIMQVPGARDVAVEFFTMSKSYNMAGWRIGFMVGNRELVNALARIKSYHDYGTFTPIQVAAIAALEGPQDCVSEVVEQYRRRRDVLAKGLQEAGWPVDVPKASMYIWARIPEPYRALGSLEFAKRLLADAKVAVSPGIGFGEYGDGYVRFALIENEQRTRQAVRGIKDMFRKDGLLK from the coding sequence ATGACGACCTTTCCGCGCATCGAGCGCCTGCCCCCTTATGTATTCAACATTACCGGGGAACTGAAGATGGCCGCCCGGCGGCGCGGCGAGGACATCATCGACATGTCCATGGGCAATCCGGACGGTCCCACCCCGAAGCACATCGTCGAGAAGTTGGTGGAAGTCGCGCAGCGCGAGAACACGCACGGCTATTCCGTCTCCAAGGGCATTCCCCGGCTGCGTCGGGCGATCACCGGCTGGTACGAGCGCCGCTACGGGGTGGAATTCGATCCGGATAGCGAGGCGATCGTCACGATCGGCTCGAAAGAAGGCCTGGCTCATCTGATGCTGGCCACGCTCGATCGCGGCGATACGGTCCTGGTGCCCAATCCCAGCTACCCGATCCACATCTACGGGGCGGTGATCGCCGGCGCCAACATCCGTTCGGTGCCGATGGCTCCCGGGCTGGATTTCTTCGAGGAGATCGAACGCGCGGTACGCGAGACGATTCCCAGGCCCAAGATGATGATCCTGGGTTTTCCCAGCAATCCGACCGCGCAATGTGTGGATCTGTCTTTCTTCGAGCGTATCGTGGCGCTGGCGCGCGAGCACGGCATCCTGGTCGTGCATGACCTGGCCTACGCGGACATCACATTCGACGGTTACGTCGCACCGTCCATCATGCAGGTGCCCGGCGCGCGCGACGTCGCCGTGGAATTCTTCACCATGAGCAAGAGCTACAACATGGCCGGCTGGCGCATCGGCTTCATGGTGGGCAATCGCGAACTCGTCAACGCCCTGGCGCGCATCAAGAGCTACCACGACTACGGCACCTTCACGCCCATTCAGGTAGCTGCCATCGCGGCGCTGGAAGGGCCCCAGGATTGCGTGTCCGAGGTGGTCGAGCAATACCGCCGCCGCCGCGACGTCCTGGCCAAGGGTCTGCAGGAAGCGGGCTGGCCGGTGGATGTGCCCAAGGCCTCGATGTACATCTGGGCGCGCATCCCCGAACCCTATCGCGCGCTGGGTTCGTTGGAATTTGCCAAGCGCCTGCTGGCCGATGCCAAAGTCGCAGTGTCGCCCGGCATCGGGTTCGGTGAATATGGCGATGGGTACGTCCGCTTCGCCCTGATCGAGAACGAACAGCGCACCCGCCAGGCGGTGCGCGGCATCAAGGACATGTTTCGCAAGGACGGGCTGCTGAAATGA
- a CDS encoding peroxiredoxin has protein sequence MNAIVTGRPLPALNAPSTHGPFDSVSLRGKPFVLYFYPKDNTPGCTTESQNFRDLHEQFKAIDCQIYGISRDSLGSHENFTEKQSLPFALISDADETLCELFGVIKMKNMYGKQVRGLDRSTFLIDRQGVLVQEWRSVHVPGHAEEVLQAARNLAA, from the coding sequence ATGAACGCCATTGTGACCGGCCGCCCCCTGCCCGCCCTGAATGCCCCGTCCACGCACGGCCCCTTCGATTCCGTATCGCTGCGGGGCAAACCATTTGTTCTGTATTTCTACCCCAAGGACAACACCCCCGGCTGCACGACCGAATCACAAAATTTCCGCGACCTGCACGAACAATTCAAAGCGATCGACTGCCAGATCTACGGCATCTCCCGCGATTCCCTGGGCTCGCACGAGAATTTCACCGAAAAGCAGAGCCTGCCCTTCGCCTTGATCTCGGACGCCGATGAGACACTGTGCGAACTCTTTGGGGTCATCAAGATGAAAAACATGTACGGCAAGCAGGTGCGCGGCCTGGATCGCAGCACCTTTCTGATCGACCGTCAGGGCGTGCTGGTCCAGGAATGGCGCAGCGTCCACGTCCCCGGCCATGCCGAGGAAGTCCTGCAAGCCGCACGCAACCTGGCCGCCTGA
- a CDS encoding homoserine dehydrogenase, whose protein sequence is MNSIRVGLLGLGVVGSGVWTVLAQNGGEIARRAGCRIEVAAVAVRDVAKARSLVGPDVRVTTDGMALARDPDIDIIVELMGGETLARECILAAIDSGKHIVTANKALLAVHGNEIFAAAQARGVMVAFEAAVAGGIPIIKAIREGLTANRIQWLAGIINGTTNFILSEMRQRGLPFETVLAEAQRLGYAEADPTFDIEGVDAAHKLTLLASLAFGIPVQFDKATIEGISHLASEDIVHAERLGYRIKLLGMTRHRPDGIELRVHPTLVPADCLLANVEGAMNAVLVRGDVVGLSMYYGQGAGSLPTASAVVADLVDVTRQQMADPEHRVPHLAFQPDAVVDIPILPMAEVRSSFYLRLRVDDRPGVLADLARILSGAGISVGSMFQQPHGEHQADIIFLTHEAREGNVDDALQAMRALPFVRSDVTRLRVENLN, encoded by the coding sequence ATGAATTCCATTCGAGTCGGCCTGCTGGGCCTGGGTGTCGTCGGCAGCGGCGTCTGGACGGTGCTGGCGCAAAACGGCGGTGAGATCGCCCGGCGCGCGGGCTGCCGCATCGAGGTCGCCGCCGTGGCGGTGCGCGACGTCGCCAAGGCCCGGTCGCTGGTCGGGCCGGACGTGCGTGTCACCACGGACGGCATGGCGCTGGCGCGGGACCCGGATATCGACATCATCGTCGAGCTGATGGGCGGTGAGACGCTCGCGCGCGAGTGCATCCTGGCGGCCATCGACAGCGGCAAGCACATCGTCACGGCCAACAAGGCGCTGCTGGCCGTGCATGGCAACGAGATCTTCGCCGCCGCGCAGGCGCGCGGCGTGATGGTCGCCTTCGAGGCGGCCGTCGCCGGCGGCATCCCGATCATCAAGGCCATCCGCGAGGGGCTGACCGCCAACCGCATCCAGTGGCTGGCCGGCATCATCAACGGCACCACCAATTTCATTCTGTCGGAAATGCGTCAGCGTGGGCTGCCCTTCGAGACCGTGCTGGCCGAAGCCCAGCGCCTGGGCTATGCCGAGGCCGATCCGACCTTCGACATCGAAGGGGTGGACGCGGCGCACAAGCTCACGCTGCTGGCCTCGCTCGCCTTCGGCATCCCGGTGCAGTTCGATAAGGCCACAATCGAAGGCATCTCCCACCTGGCGTCCGAGGACATCGTGCACGCCGAACGCCTGGGCTATCGCATCAAGCTGCTGGGTATGACGCGCCACCGCCCCGATGGCATCGAGCTGCGGGTGCATCCCACCCTGGTGCCGGCCGATTGTCTTCTGGCCAACGTCGAGGGCGCCATGAATGCCGTCCTCGTGCGTGGCGATGTGGTTGGCTTGTCGATGTACTATGGTCAGGGTGCGGGATCCCTGCCGACGGCGTCGGCGGTCGTGGCCGATCTGGTGGATGTGACTCGCCAGCAGATGGCCGATCCCGAACACCGGGTGCCGCATCTGGCGTTCCAGCCCGATGCCGTCGTGGACATTCCGATCCTGCCCATGGCCGAGGTGCGCTCCAGCTTCTATCTGCGCCTGCGGGTCGATGACCGCCCCGGCGTGCTGGCGGACCTGGCGCGTATTCTGTCGGGCGCCGGTATTTCGGTCGGGTCGATGTTCCAGCAGCCGCACGGCGAACATCAGGCCGACATCATCTTCCTGACCCACGAGGCCCGCGAGGGTAACGTGGACGATGCCTTGCAGGCCATGCGGGCGCTGCCCTTTGTCCGCTCGGATGTGACCCGTCTGCGCGTGGAGAATCTGAATTGA
- a CDS encoding replicative DNA helicase: MEIEADSQLDYLRVPPHSIEAEQSVLGGLLLDNAAFDRVADVLTEDDFYRFDHRLIWQHITRLVGLARPADVITVHESLTTAGKADDSGGLPYLNALAHNTPSAANIRRYAEIVRERSMLRKLVSIADEISSAAFNPQGKEARQILDEAESRVFQIAQEGARGMAGFQEIRPLLAQVVERIDELYHREGDSDVTGVPTGFNDLDRMTSGLQPGDLVIVAGRPSMGKTSFSMNIGEHVAIEQGLPVAVFSMEMGAVQLAMRMIGSVGMLDQHRMRTGKLNQDDWPRLTHAVQKVEQAQIYIDETPALTSMEVRARARRLSRQCGQLGMIIIDYIQLMSGSGGENRATEISEISRSLKSLAKELNCPLVALSQLNRSLEQRPNKRPVMSDLRESGAIEQDADVIIFIYRDEVYNPDSPDKGTAEIIIGKQRNGPIGTVRLTFQGSSTRFLNFSGNPGF; encoded by the coding sequence GTGGAGATCGAAGCCGACAGCCAACTGGATTACCTGCGGGTGCCGCCGCATTCCATCGAGGCCGAGCAGTCGGTGCTGGGGGGACTGCTGCTGGACAATGCAGCGTTCGACCGGGTTGCCGACGTCCTGACGGAAGACGATTTCTATCGCTTCGATCACCGCCTGATCTGGCAGCATATCACCCGGCTGGTGGGGCTGGCCCGGCCAGCCGACGTGATCACGGTCCACGAGTCATTGACCACGGCCGGCAAGGCCGACGACAGCGGTGGCCTGCCATATCTGAACGCGCTGGCCCACAACACGCCGTCCGCAGCCAACATCCGCCGGTATGCGGAGATCGTGCGCGAGCGCTCGATGCTGCGCAAACTGGTGTCGATTGCCGACGAGATCTCTTCGGCTGCTTTCAATCCGCAGGGCAAGGAAGCCCGGCAGATTTTGGACGAGGCCGAATCCCGGGTCTTTCAGATCGCCCAGGAAGGCGCGCGCGGCATGGCTGGGTTCCAGGAAATCCGGCCGCTGCTGGCGCAAGTGGTCGAGCGTATCGACGAGCTCTACCACCGCGAAGGTGATTCCGACGTCACCGGGGTGCCCACCGGGTTCAACGACCTGGACCGCATGACCTCGGGTCTGCAGCCAGGGGATCTGGTCATCGTGGCGGGTCGCCCGTCCATGGGCAAGACGTCGTTTTCCATGAACATCGGCGAGCACGTCGCCATCGAGCAGGGCCTGCCGGTCGCGGTGTTTTCCATGGAAATGGGCGCCGTGCAGCTGGCCATGCGCATGATCGGCTCGGTCGGCATGCTGGACCAGCACCGCATGCGCACGGGCAAATTGAACCAGGACGACTGGCCACGCCTGACGCATGCCGTGCAGAAGGTCGAGCAGGCGCAGATCTACATCGACGAGACCCCGGCGCTGACGTCGATGGAAGTTCGTGCCCGGGCGCGGCGTCTGTCGCGCCAGTGCGGCCAACTGGGGATGATCATCATCGACTATATCCAGCTGATGTCCGGTAGCGGCGGGGAAAACCGCGCGACGGAGATCTCCGAAATCAGCCGTTCGCTGAAAAGTCTGGCGAAGGAACTGAACTGCCCGCTGGTCGCGTTGTCGCAGCTGAACCGCAGTCTGGAGCAGCGTCCCAACAAGCGTCCGGTGATGAGCGACCTGCGGGAATCCGGTGCCATCGAGCAGGATGCCGACGTGATTATCTTTATTTACCGGGACGAGGTCTACAATCCGGATTCTCCGGACAAGGGCACGGCCGAAATCATCATCGGCAAGCAGCGTAACGGCCCGATCGGGACCGTGCGCCTGACCTTCCAGGGCTCGAGCACGCGTTTCCTGAATTTCTCGGGCAATCCGGGATTCTGA